Proteins co-encoded in one Aspergillus flavus chromosome 2, complete sequence genomic window:
- a CDS encoding putative secretory lipase, protein MARLSLLLAPLFAVLPLVSAFPAQLPARATAPALPVDDPFYIPPEGFESSAPGTILRHRTPPNPIAALGFAKVNIQAAHQILYRTSDSSGNAIATVSTILIPHNADYSKLLSYQVAEDAADPNCAPSYALQLEAAHDGILGLVIPQVELLFFGAALNKGWVVTVPDHLGPKAAFLANNLSGQAVLDNIRAALASSSFTNITSDPTIALWGYSGGSLASGFAAELHPTYAPELNIVGAALGGTVPKIRPVIDAVNKGLFVGLVPSGIQGLANEYPDIQQLINDGLKPSKRADFNKTQNLCLSGDILQYLGQDIYDYTNDRNIFDQPAAVKVMDANAMGQHVPKIPLLVYKSVGDEISPVNDTDALVETYCNAGASVEYKRDELSEHASLEITGSADGLLWIMDRMNNKPVQQGCTKSTAVTGLADPKALLALGDEILTLLKAILAGPIGPGVVG, encoded by the coding sequence ATGGCCAGGTTAAGCCTTTTGTTGGCACCACTCTTCGCCGTGCTCCCGCTCGTTTCGGCCTTCCCGGCCCAACTGCCTGCGCGGGCCACTGCACCTGCACTACCAGTGGACGACCCTTTTTATATCCCTCCCGAAGGCTTTGAGTCCTCGGCACCTGGAACAATCCTTCGGCACAGAACTCCCCCAAACCCAATTGCAGCGCTCGGCTTCGCAAAAGTCAATATCCAGGCAGCACATCAAATTTTGTACCGCACAAGCGACTCCTCTGGCAATGCCATTGCAACAGTCTCCACCATCCTGATTCCCCACAATGCTGATTACTCCAAGTTGCTCTCCTACCAGGTCGCTGAAGATGCAGCGGATCCAAACTGTGCGCCTTCGTACGCCTTACAGCTTGAGGCAGCTCACGACGGTATTTTGGGTCTGGTGATCCCACAAGTGGAACTGTTGTTCTTCGGCGCAGCCCTTAATAAAGGCTGGGTGGTGACAGTCCCAGATCATCTCGGACCTAAGGCAGCCTTCCTGGCCAACAACCTCTCCGGCCAAGCCGTTTTAGACAACATTCGCGCTGCCTTGGCATCCTCGAGCTTTACAAACATCACTTCGGATCCCACTATCGCGCTATGGGGCTACTCTGGTGGAAGTTTGGCCAGTGGATTTGCCGCCGAGCTTCATCCTACCTATGCCCCCGAGCTAAATATCGTGGGAGCCGCACTGGGCGGTACCGTGCCCAAGATTCGACCAGTCATTGATGCGGTCAACAAAGGTCTGTTTGTCGGACTCGTTCCCTCCGGCATCCAAGGTCTGGCGAATGAGTATCCCGACATCCAGCAACTTATTAATGACGGGCTTAAACCATCGAAGAGGGCAGACTTTAACAAGACCCAGAACCTGTGTCTTTCCGGAGACATACTTCAATACCTCGGGCAGGATATCTACGATTATACGAACGATCGGAATATCTTTGATCAGCCGGCGGCTGTGAAAGTAATGGACGCCAATGCGATGGGACAGCATGTGCCCAAGATCCCTCTTTTGGTGTACAAGTCGGTTGGGGATGAGATAAGCCCCGTGAATGACACCGATGCTCTTGTTGAGACTTATTGTAATGCTGGAGCCAGTGTCGAGTATAAGCGTGATGAGCTCTCTGAACATGCATCGCTCGAGATCACAGGGTCTGCTGACGGTCTGCTCTGGATTATGGATCGTATGAATAATAAGCCCGTCCAACAGGGATGTACTAAGTCTACTGCGGTCACTGGTCTTGCTGACCCTAAGGCTCTCCTAGCCTTGGGCGATGAGATCCTTACCCTCCTCAAGGCAATCCTGGCGGGGCCGATCGGTCCTGGTGTCGTCGGCTAA